Proteins from a single region of Manis javanica isolate MJ-LG chromosome 5, MJ_LKY, whole genome shotgun sequence:
- the TMEM128 gene encoding transmembrane protein 128 isoform X1 has product MDASRAREQLRRRYLFSPQAEAALGREGHAGLEASTAVEKKEKPLPRLNIHSGFWILASIVVTYYVDFFKTVRENFHASSWFLFGGALLLISLSVAFYCILYLEWYRGINDYDVKYPALIPITTATFTVAGICFNIALWHVWSFFTPLLLFTQFMGVVMLISLLG; this is encoded by the exons ATGGACGCTTCTCGGGCCCGGGAACAGCTCCGGCGGCGATACTTGTTCTCGCCGCAAGCCGAGGCTGCGCTGGGTCGCGAGGGCCACGCCGGGCTGG AAGCTTCTACAGCTGTTGAGAAAAAGGAGAAACCTCTTCCAAGACTTAATATCCATTCTGGATTCTGGATTTTGGCATCCATTGTTGTGACCTATTATGTTGATTTCTTTAAAACTGTCAGAGAAAACTTTCATGCTAGTAG CTGGTTTCTCTTTGGCGGGGCCTTGCTCCTCATCAGCTTATCGGTTGCATTTTACTGCATTCTCTACCTGGAGTGGTATCGGGGAATTAATGATTATGATGTCAAGTACCCAGCTTTGATCCCCATCACAACTGCGACTTTCACTGTAGCAGGAATTTG CTTCAACATCGCCTTATGGCACGTGTGGTCGTTTTTCACTCCACTGTTGTTATTTACCCAATTTATGGGGGTCGTAATGTTGATCTCACTCCTTGGATGA
- the TMEM128 gene encoding transmembrane protein 128 isoform X2, which yields MDASRAREQLRRRYLFSPQAEAALGREGHAGLASTAVEKKEKPLPRLNIHSGFWILASIVVTYYVDFFKTVRENFHASSWFLFGGALLLISLSVAFYCILYLEWYRGINDYDVKYPALIPITTATFTVAGICFNIALWHVWSFFTPLLLFTQFMGVVMLISLLG from the exons ATGGACGCTTCTCGGGCCCGGGAACAGCTCCGGCGGCGATACTTGTTCTCGCCGCAAGCCGAGGCTGCGCTGGGTCGCGAGGGCCACGCCGGGCTGG CTTCTACAGCTGTTGAGAAAAAGGAGAAACCTCTTCCAAGACTTAATATCCATTCTGGATTCTGGATTTTGGCATCCATTGTTGTGACCTATTATGTTGATTTCTTTAAAACTGTCAGAGAAAACTTTCATGCTAGTAG CTGGTTTCTCTTTGGCGGGGCCTTGCTCCTCATCAGCTTATCGGTTGCATTTTACTGCATTCTCTACCTGGAGTGGTATCGGGGAATTAATGATTATGATGTCAAGTACCCAGCTTTGATCCCCATCACAACTGCGACTTTCACTGTAGCAGGAATTTG CTTCAACATCGCCTTATGGCACGTGTGGTCGTTTTTCACTCCACTGTTGTTATTTACCCAATTTATGGGGGTCGTAATGTTGATCTCACTCCTTGGATGA